A genomic stretch from Waddliaceae bacterium includes:
- a CDS encoding XRE family transcriptional regulator: MDSLIKNYGALIREAREQKKLSSRELAAIFGGTHAQISYIENEKVALTLNAAFRLAHSLELPLENLFAKEIVQAMPLHFQKSSIKKEIPKEHQCLNYNDIDFLDMSGVFSSGDFSGPMDEAIEFFVDEVFDKDSRIEPPLYKFIYSCLGVKDLEKRLIDIPPLNKESDKESDRIGWIDFRYPRHLSFENIRNNYLSGGNLLFLDIGAYLNRIRISKELSLKQLGNSVGLSDRGIRKLEYQTPEKLRLEDVLKLDIALNMQGELLDFAWTVAKFYAGVYRTKSQRENGVRPFQTFEIHGLEKLTVLSRLYQHYISGDLWLKELRRIFKLPSKI; this comes from the coding sequence ATGGATTCGTTGATTAAAAATTATGGTGCTCTAATTAGAGAGGCAAGAGAACAAAAAAAACTGTCGTCAAGGGAGCTTGCTGCAATTTTTGGAGGCACCCATGCGCAGATTAGCTATATTGAAAATGAAAAAGTAGCTTTGACACTAAACGCCGCATTTCGTCTTGCTCATTCACTAGAATTGCCCCTAGAAAACTTATTCGCCAAAGAAATTGTTCAGGCAATGCCCTTACATTTTCAAAAAAGTTCTATAAAAAAGGAAATTCCTAAAGAACATCAGTGTCTCAACTATAATGACATAGATTTTCTAGATATGAGTGGCGTTTTTTCATCAGGAGATTTTTCTGGGCCAATGGATGAAGCCATTGAGTTTTTTGTTGACGAAGTTTTTGATAAAGATTCCCGTATTGAGCCCCCACTATATAAGTTCATCTACAGTTGCCTTGGTGTAAAAGATTTAGAAAAACGATTGATTGACATTCCTCCCTTAAACAAAGAATCCGACAAAGAATCCGATCGTATTGGTTGGATAGATTTCAGATACCCCCGTCACCTATCTTTCGAAAATATCCGTAACAATTATTTATCCGGTGGTAATTTATTATTTCTTGATATTGGAGCATATCTCAACCGCATTCGAATATCCAAAGAACTTTCTTTAAAACAACTAGGAAACTCTGTAGGTCTTTCAGATAGAGGTATTCGAAAGCTTGAATATCAAACACCTGAGAAATTACGTTTAGAAGATGTTCTAAAGTTGGATATTGCATTAAACATGCAAGGAGAACTTCTAGATTTTGCATGGACGGTCGCTAAATTTTATGCTGGTGTGTATCGAACAAAGTCACAAAGGGAAAACGGAGTAAGGCCATTCCAAACCTTTGAAATTCACGGTCTTGAAAAACTTACAGTTCTCTCTCGTTTATATCAGCATTACATCTCTGGAGACCTTTGGCTAAAAGAATTACGACGCATATTTAAGTTACCTTCTAAAATATAA